Proteins from one Loktanella sp. M215 genomic window:
- a CDS encoding acyl-CoA dehydrogenase family protein, which produces MADGQTPINDNAVLADLCALTRASLPAVDAVFASAKASVGAMVSEGGRVSARLIDMHQTAAHGLAWLATYHQALHQMQAWADRLTAADRFTEVERLILQIAFGEYLSQIAGGIQMNQTEVVRYADLGLTRADLAPLDATAPAALMMRGNTQAARTQLAQLMQDRSAELTVGASGLDEELEMIRDQFRRFSREKVEPFAHDWHLKDELIPLAIIDEMAEMGVFGLTIPENLGGFGLSKSAMCVVSEELSRGYIGVGSLGTRSEIAAELILCGGTDEQKSQWLPKLASGEILPTAVFTEPNTGSDLGALRTRAVRDGDDWQITGNKTWITHASRTHVMTVLARTEPDTTDYRGLSMFLAEKTPGTDEAPFPDAGITGGEIEVLGYRGMKEYELAFDGFKVKGENLLGGETGNGFKQLMQTFESARIQTAARAIGVAQSALDEGMKYAQDRKQFGQSLIAFPRVSGKLAMMAVEIMVARQLTYFSAHEKDADRRCDLEAGMAKLLGARVAWACADNALQIHGGNGFALEYKISRILCDARILNIFEGAAEIQAQVIARRLLS; this is translated from the coding sequence ATGGCCGACGGACAGACCCCGATCAACGACAACGCTGTGCTGGCCGATCTGTGCGCCCTGACCCGCGCCAGCCTGCCTGCCGTCGATGCGGTTTTCGCCTCTGCCAAGGCCTCGGTCGGCGCGATGGTCAGTGAGGGCGGCCGCGTCTCGGCCCGGTTGATCGACATGCACCAGACCGCCGCCCACGGGCTGGCGTGGCTTGCGACCTATCATCAGGCGCTGCACCAGATGCAGGCCTGGGCCGACCGCCTGACCGCCGCCGACCGGTTCACCGAGGTCGAGCGCCTGATCCTGCAGATCGCCTTTGGCGAATACCTGTCGCAGATCGCGGGCGGCATCCAGATGAACCAGACAGAGGTCGTGCGATACGCAGACCTTGGGCTGACCCGCGCCGATCTGGCCCCCCTTGACGCAACCGCGCCCGCAGCCCTGATGATGCGCGGCAATACGCAGGCCGCGCGCACGCAGCTTGCGCAGCTGATGCAGGACCGCAGCGCAGAGCTGACGGTCGGCGCCTCCGGCCTTGATGAAGAGCTTGAGATGATCCGCGACCAGTTCCGCCGGTTCAGCCGCGAAAAGGTCGAACCCTTTGCCCACGACTGGCACCTGAAGGACGAGCTGATCCCGCTGGCGATCATCGACGAGATGGCCGAGATGGGCGTTTTTGGCCTGACGATCCCGGAAAACCTTGGCGGGTTCGGCCTGTCGAAATCCGCGATGTGCGTCGTGTCCGAAGAACTGTCGCGCGGCTATATCGGTGTCGGATCGCTGGGCACCCGGTCCGAGATCGCGGCGGAACTGATCCTGTGCGGCGGCACCGACGAGCAGAAATCCCAGTGGCTGCCGAAACTCGCATCCGGTGAAATCCTGCCGACCGCCGTCTTCACCGAACCCAACACCGGGTCCGACCTTGGCGCCCTGCGCACACGCGCGGTCCGCGACGGTGACGACTGGCAGATCACCGGCAACAAGACCTGGATCACCCACGCCTCCCGCACGCACGTCATGACCGTGCTGGCCCGGACCGAACCCGACACGACCGACTATCGCGGATTGTCGATGTTCCTCGCCGAAAAGACCCCCGGCACCGATGAGGCCCCCTTTCCCGACGCCGGTATCACCGGAGGAGAGATCGAGGTCCTCGGTTATCGCGGCATGAAGGAATACGAACTGGCGTTCGACGGCTTCAAGGTGAAGGGCGAGAACCTGCTGGGCGGCGAGACCGGCAATGGATTCAAGCAGTTGATGCAGACCTTCGAGTCCGCCCGCATCCAGACCGCCGCCCGCGCGATCGGCGTGGCCCAGTCCGCGCTGGACGAAGGCATGAAATACGCGCAGGACCGCAAGCAGTTCGGCCAGTCCCTGATCGCCTTCCCCCGCGTATCCGGCAAGTTGGCGATGATGGCGGTCGAGATCATGGTCGCCCGTCAGCTGACCTACTTCAGCGCCCACGAAAAGGACGCCGACCGCCGCTGCGACCTGGAGGCCGGGATGGCCAAGCTGCTGGGCGCCCGCGTCGCATGGGCCTGCGCCGACAATGCGCTGCAGATCCACGGCGGCAACGGTTTCGCGCTGGAATACAAGATCAGCCGCATTCTGTGTGACGCCCGAATCCTGAACATCTTCGAAGGGGCCGCCGAAATTCAGGCGCAGGTCATCGCGCGACGTCTGCTGTCCTAA
- a CDS encoding calcium-binding protein, whose translation MIKVKKTRSDADQKDPSQPYGFDDGAPKGGLPQAIAMAVLSVAFYLRSMVSGHTEAARPQTDARPDQPRPAAPEDPQVGAEPVAAEADAAPAQAPFVDPDATAFIATLSISTGRNVVSLFHNTVALDRAGPGALHGGTVPQAAGVQTFHGGTAPHANSLHRGADVAGPGGHEAPRPAPAPQTPHAQTPHAQTPHIQTPDPQDPVTDTPAPPAVPPARPNRAPVRLRSVTLDDILGTGAILIGTAHLLEHVSDPDGDVLRVVDITASAGTLIPVAGGFLYTPDPGYAGVVQLAYQVSDGQAAVAQMAHLNIRPVFQDGTDAADVLTGTDGVDVIAGGRGDDQIAAQGGDDVIYGGDGADRILGGAGDDLIYGGAGDDIIYGEAGHDRIDGGAGHDMIYGGDGSDVLTGGAGDDALFGGAGSDMMDGGTGDDVLSDGAGSDIVTGGAGSDTVIVSADRADDTFRGDAPEPGVAPDTGAVDTLDFSAVTAPLSIDMTTGVAESTDSGHDSFAGFEVVIAGRGDDVIRGSAADEVIYGADGADAITGGAGDDALFGGTGDDVLSDGAGSDIVTGGAGSDTVIVSADRADDTFQGDAPEPGVAPDTGAVDTLDFSAVTAPLSIDMTTGVADSTDSGHDSFAGFEVLIAGRGDDVIRGSAADETVVDGAGRDTVTLAEGRDRMVVTQDMSADSFDGGAGQDTLDLSQIEGPVVADLSTGRVAGVTGPADSFDSFEVIIGTTGGDRFIIGDGSVTLTGGAGDDVYCFNTVDGIAQNTATITDFGIGDAIETRIWRFFEDDGRDDHGGLRLDGAAPPDTLRPLNLSFSYETGTDGDTTRIDIHEDDMFDAFITLTGHHVLILHDAL comes from the coding sequence ATGATCAAGGTCAAGAAGACACGGTCCGATGCGGATCAGAAAGACCCGTCGCAGCCCTACGGCTTTGACGACGGCGCACCGAAGGGCGGGTTGCCGCAGGCGATCGCCATGGCGGTCCTGTCGGTCGCCTTCTACCTGCGCTCAATGGTGAGCGGGCACACCGAAGCCGCCCGGCCCCAGACCGACGCAAGGCCGGACCAGCCGCGCCCCGCGGCGCCAGAGGATCCGCAGGTCGGCGCGGAACCCGTGGCGGCCGAGGCCGATGCGGCACCGGCGCAGGCCCCCTTCGTCGACCCCGATGCCACGGCCTTCATCGCGACCCTGTCGATCAGCACCGGCCGCAATGTCGTGTCACTGTTCCACAACACGGTGGCGCTGGACCGGGCGGGTCCGGGCGCGCTGCACGGCGGGACCGTCCCGCAGGCCGCAGGGGTCCAGACCTTCCACGGCGGCACTGCGCCGCACGCGAACAGCCTGCACCGCGGCGCTGACGTCGCAGGACCCGGCGGGCATGAGGCGCCACGTCCGGCCCCTGCCCCGCAGACGCCACACGCCCAGACACCACACGCCCAGACACCACACATCCAGACCCCGGACCCCCAGGACCCCGTGACCGACACGCCGGCACCGCCGGCGGTCCCGCCGGCCCGGCCCAACCGGGCGCCGGTGCGGCTGCGGTCCGTGACCCTTGACGACATTCTGGGCACCGGCGCGATCCTGATCGGCACCGCACACCTGCTGGAACATGTCAGCGATCCGGACGGCGACGTCCTGCGGGTCGTGGACATCACCGCCTCCGCAGGCACGCTCATCCCGGTTGCGGGCGGGTTCCTCTATACGCCGGACCCCGGCTATGCCGGTGTCGTGCAACTTGCCTATCAGGTCAGCGACGGTCAGGCCGCGGTCGCGCAGATGGCGCACCTGAACATCCGCCCCGTGTTCCAGGACGGCACGGATGCAGCCGACGTCCTGACAGGGACCGATGGCGTGGACGTGATCGCCGGGGGCCGCGGCGATGACCAGATCGCGGCACAGGGCGGCGACGATGTCATCTACGGCGGCGACGGGGCCGACCGCATCCTTGGCGGGGCCGGCGACGATCTGATCTATGGCGGGGCGGGCGACGACATCATCTATGGCGAGGCCGGGCACGACCGGATCGACGGCGGCGCGGGCCACGACATGATCTACGGTGGCGACGGGTCCGACGTCCTGACCGGCGGCGCGGGCGACGACGCGCTGTTCGGCGGCGCGGGCTCCGACATGATGGACGGCGGCACCGGTGACGATGTCCTGTCCGACGGGGCCGGGTCCGATATCGTGACCGGCGGTGCGGGGTCGGACACCGTCATCGTCAGCGCAGACCGCGCCGACGACACCTTCCGTGGCGACGCACCCGAACCGGGCGTCGCACCGGACACAGGCGCCGTCGATACGCTCGACTTCAGCGCCGTGACCGCCCCCCTGTCCATCGACATGACCACAGGTGTGGCCGAGAGCACCGACAGCGGGCACGACAGTTTTGCCGGGTTCGAGGTCGTGATCGCGGGCCGTGGCGACGACGTCATCCGCGGCAGTGCGGCGGACGAGGTGATATACGGTGCAGACGGCGCCGATGCGATCACCGGCGGGGCCGGCGATGACGCGCTGTTCGGCGGCACCGGCGACGATGTCCTGTCCGACGGGGCCGGGTCCGATATCGTGACCGGCGGTGCGGGGTCGGACACCGTCATCGTCAGCGCGGACCGCGCCGACGACACCTTCCAGGGCGACGCACCCGAACCGGGCGTCGCACCGGACACAGGCGCCGTCGATACGCTCGACTTCAGCGCCGTGACCGCCCCCCTGTCCATCGACATGACCACAGGTGTGGCCGACAGCACCGACAGCGGGCACGACAGTTTTGCCGGGTTCGAGGTCCTGATCGCGGGTCGCGGCGACGACGTCATCCGCGGCAGTGCGGCAGACGAGACCGTCGTGGACGGCGCGGGCCGCGATACCGTCACGCTGGCGGAGGGCCGCGACCGGATGGTCGTCACGCAGGACATGTCGGCGGACAGCTTCGACGGCGGTGCGGGTCAGGATACGCTGGATCTGTCGCAGATCGAGGGCCCCGTCGTGGCCGACCTCAGCACCGGGCGCGTCGCAGGCGTCACCGGCCCCGCGGACAGCTTTGACAGCTTCGAGGTCATCATCGGCACCACAGGCGGCGACCGGTTCATCATCGGCGACGGGTCCGTGACCCTGACCGGCGGTGCTGGCGACGACGTCTATTGCTTCAACACGGTCGATGGCATCGCGCAGAATACCGCGACGATCACCGACTTCGGCATCGGCGATGCGATCGAGACGCGGATCTGGCGCTTCTTCGAGGACGACGGGCGCGACGATCACGGCGGCCTGCGCCTCGATGGCGCAGCACCGCCCGACACGCTGCGGCCGCTCAACCTCAGCTTCAGCTACGAGACCGGCACCGATGGCGACACCACCCGGATCGACATCCACGAGGATGACATGTTCGACGCCTTCATCACCCTGACGGGCCACCACGTCCTGATCCTGCACGATGCCCTTTGA
- a CDS encoding HlyD family type I secretion periplasmic adaptor subunit yields MTMTYPGTAPMALSADKDALRLWPRMLTGLVLATALIGGVGGWIATAELGGAVISQGVVVVEANVQSIQHRDGGIVSAIAVREGDVVTKGQLLIRLDDAQTTSELAIVQGQTTELEVRSARLTAERDGRDRLALDPDWIAAHPEAAEMIAGETKLFDGQRQTRDSQRQQLELGISQITEEIAGLQGQRTAKAADATLVEAEYDRTRSMTERKLIEVSRLYGVERERVRLAGEMGEIEAAIARAAARTSEIRLQILAIDDTARTEAQRELSTVVTRLAELTEREIAIRDRLSRTEIRAPIDGVVNELNIHTLGGVVTPAEGLGNLVPGTARVARLRFPAFNQRVTPELRGAIVHISPATTIDRATGQSYYQATVDIAPGEIAKLHDSHLIPGMPVEVFVTTQDRTVASYLIKPITDRFAHAFRER; encoded by the coding sequence ATGACGATGACCTATCCCGGCACGGCCCCGATGGCCCTCTCGGCAGACAAGGACGCCCTGCGCCTCTGGCCCCGGATGCTGACCGGCCTCGTGCTGGCCACGGCGCTGATCGGCGGCGTCGGCGGCTGGATCGCCACGGCCGAACTCGGCGGTGCCGTCATCTCGCAGGGCGTGGTCGTGGTCGAGGCGAACGTCCAGTCGATCCAGCACCGCGACGGCGGCATCGTCTCGGCCATCGCCGTGCGCGAAGGCGACGTGGTGACCAAGGGGCAGCTGCTGATCCGCCTCGACGACGCGCAGACGACGTCGGAACTGGCCATCGTGCAGGGCCAGACGACCGAACTGGAAGTGCGCAGCGCCCGGCTGACGGCGGAACGCGACGGCCGCGACCGGCTGGCGCTGGACCCCGACTGGATCGCCGCCCACCCCGAGGCCGCCGAGATGATCGCCGGCGAGACGAAGCTTTTCGACGGTCAGCGCCAGACCCGCGACAGCCAGCGCCAGCAGCTGGAACTGGGCATCTCGCAGATTACCGAGGAAATCGCGGGCCTGCAGGGCCAGCGCACCGCCAAGGCCGCCGATGCCACGCTGGTCGAGGCCGAATACGACCGCACCCGGTCCATGACCGAACGCAAGCTGATCGAGGTCTCGCGGCTCTACGGGGTCGAGCGCGAGCGCGTCCGCCTCGCCGGCGAGATGGGCGAGATCGAGGCCGCGATCGCCCGCGCCGCCGCCCGCACCAGCGAGATCCGCCTGCAGATCCTCGCCATCGACGACACCGCCCGCACCGAGGCGCAGCGCGAGCTGAGCACCGTCGTCACCCGGCTGGCCGAACTGACCGAACGCGAGATCGCGATCCGCGACCGGCTGAGCCGCACCGAGATCCGCGCCCCCATCGACGGCGTCGTCAACGAGCTGAACATCCACACCCTAGGCGGCGTCGTCACCCCCGCCGAGGGACTGGGCAACCTCGTCCCCGGGACAGCCCGGGTCGCCCGCCTGCGCTTTCCCGCCTTCAACCAGCGCGTCACCCCCGAACTGCGCGGCGCCATCGTCCACATCTCTCCTGCCACCACGATCGACCGCGCGACCGGCCAGTCCTACTACCAGGCCACCGTCGACATCGCCCCCGGAGAGATCGCAAAACTCCACGACAGCCACCTCATCCCCGGCATGCCCGTCGAAGTCTTCGTCACAACACAAGACCGCACCGTCGCATCATACCTCATCAAACCCATCACCGACAGATTCGCACACGCCTTCAGAGAACGCTGA
- a CDS encoding sulfite exporter TauE/SafE family protein, with the protein MTDILAVLPLHLVVFACLVTLLGGFVKGAVGFAMPLIMISGMGILINPQLVVAGIILPILVSNGWQIARSGLGPARAAVVEHWRYLLIVCVMILISAQFLTVISADAMFVILGVPVVALCVVQLLGWKPVIGPRWRRPFEWGSGLAAGTLGGLAGTWGPPTVLYLLALETPRDRQMAVQGVIYGLGSVMLFLGHLQSGVLNGHTWQLSALLVLPAMLGMLAGFRLGDRFDQALFRKVTLIVLIVAGVNLVRRGLIG; encoded by the coding sequence ATGACAGACATCCTTGCCGTATTGCCGCTTCACCTCGTTGTTTTCGCCTGTCTCGTGACCTTGCTTGGCGGGTTCGTGAAAGGCGCCGTCGGCTTTGCGATGCCGCTGATCATGATCTCTGGCATGGGAATCCTGATCAATCCGCAACTGGTTGTCGCCGGCATCATCCTGCCGATCCTCGTCAGCAATGGCTGGCAGATCGCGCGATCCGGTCTGGGCCCGGCGCGGGCGGCGGTCGTCGAACACTGGCGCTATCTGCTGATCGTCTGCGTGATGATACTGATTTCGGCGCAATTCCTGACCGTGATCTCGGCGGATGCGATGTTCGTGATTCTGGGCGTGCCGGTCGTGGCCCTGTGCGTCGTGCAACTGCTGGGCTGGAAACCCGTCATCGGTCCGCGCTGGCGGCGCCCGTTCGAATGGGGGTCAGGTCTGGCCGCCGGCACGCTGGGTGGGCTGGCCGGCACATGGGGGCCGCCGACGGTGCTGTATCTGCTGGCGCTGGAAACGCCGCGCGACCGGCAGATGGCGGTGCAGGGCGTCATCTACGGTCTGGGGTCGGTGATGCTGTTCCTGGGACACCTGCAATCGGGCGTGCTGAACGGGCACACATGGCAGTTGTCGGCGCTGCTGGTGCTGCCAGCCATGCTGGGCATGCTGGCAGGCTTCCGCCTTGGCGACAGGTTCGATCAGGCATTGTTTCGCAAGGTCACGCTGATCGTTCTAATCGTCGCAGGCGTCAATCTGGTCCGACGGGGTCTGATCGGGTAA
- a CDS encoding phospholipase D-like domain-containing protein, with amino-acid sequence MGEQQAGLATAGSIFRPDDTCWRIERASRLAFIFDAADYFKMLRKVMLSARRELLLIGWDFDFEIEMYPGESDDDGCAPDGMPNQLGAFLEAVVKQAPDLNIYILKWNGAVLAAPGRLLPTLALHVFGDDRIHFALDGHHPFGACHHQKIIVADDAFAFCGCIDATEDRWDTPAHRPDDPRRVRKDGSPSEPWHDVTSALTGPVASALAELSRMRWLRATGDTLSRPDVSEAEIWPDTLEVAARDIDVAIARTEPPYDGAPMINEIERLYLASIEMARDTIYIESQYFAADTICDAIERRLKEDGGPEVIVINPEAALSIVEDKAMHTLRSRMIDRLTQVDHQDRFRIWNPVNSAAQPIYVHAKIMIVDDTLLHIGSSNLDDRSMGFDTECDIAIADRPDVISDFRSTLLCEHLDTTRQVLDETLQQTGSLIATIETLNAAQGRGLRRIMPLQEEPVGWFLANTRLLDPRYYASQAASAGEGIRPRHLALMAGGAALGFLSWKAWQRWIRSRR; translated from the coding sequence GTGGGCGAACAACAGGCAGGGCTGGCGACCGCCGGGTCGATTTTTAGACCGGACGACACGTGCTGGCGGATCGAACGCGCCAGCCGTCTGGCCTTCATTTTCGATGCGGCCGACTATTTCAAGATGCTGCGCAAGGTCATGCTGTCCGCCAGACGCGAACTGCTGCTGATCGGCTGGGATTTCGATTTCGAGATCGAGATGTATCCCGGCGAGAGCGACGATGACGGCTGCGCGCCCGACGGGATGCCCAACCAGCTTGGCGCCTTTCTGGAAGCCGTCGTGAAGCAGGCGCCCGATCTGAACATCTATATCCTGAAATGGAACGGCGCCGTGCTGGCCGCACCGGGGCGGCTTCTGCCGACGCTGGCGCTGCATGTCTTCGGCGATGACCGCATTCATTTCGCGCTGGACGGGCATCATCCCTTTGGCGCGTGCCATCATCAGAAGATCATCGTCGCGGACGATGCCTTTGCGTTCTGCGGCTGCATCGACGCCACCGAAGACCGGTGGGACACGCCCGCACATCGCCCCGACGATCCCCGCCGGGTGCGCAAGGACGGCTCGCCCTCGGAACCCTGGCACGATGTCACCTCGGCGCTGACCGGCCCCGTCGCCAGCGCCTTGGCAGAGCTGTCGCGCATGCGCTGGTTGCGCGCGACGGGCGATACGCTGTCGCGGCCCGATGTGTCGGAGGCCGAGATCTGGCCGGACACGCTGGAGGTGGCGGCACGGGACATCGACGTCGCCATCGCGCGGACCGAGCCCCCCTATGATGGCGCGCCGATGATCAACGAGATCGAGCGGCTGTACCTTGCAAGTATCGAAATGGCGCGTGACACGATTTATATCGAATCTCAGTACTTCGCGGCGGACACCATCTGTGATGCCATCGAACGCCGCCTGAAAGAGGACGGCGGTCCCGAAGTGATCGTCATCAATCCGGAGGCGGCCCTGTCCATTGTGGAAGACAAGGCGATGCACACCCTGCGGAGCCGCATGATCGACAGGCTGACACAGGTGGATCATCAGGACCGGTTCCGGATCTGGAACCCGGTCAACAGTGCCGCACAGCCGATCTATGTCCACGCCAAGATCATGATCGTGGACGACACGCTGTTGCATATCGGGTCCAGCAATCTGGACGACCGTTCCATGGGGTTCGACACGGAATGCGATATCGCCATCGCGGACAGGCCCGACGTGATCTCGGACTTTCGCAGCACGCTGTTGTGCGAGCACCTCGATACGACGCGGCAGGTTCTGGACGAGACATTGCAGCAGACCGGCAGCCTGATCGCCACGATCGAGACGCTGAATGCGGCGCAGGGGCGCGGTTTGCGGCGCATCATGCCCCTGCAGGAAGAGCCGGTCGGCTGGTTTCTGGCCAACACCCGCCTGCTGGACCCGCGTTATTATGCCAGTCAGGCCGCATCCGCCGGTGAGGGGATCAGACCCCGGCATCTGGCCCTGATGGCAGGGGGTGCCGCCTTGGGGTTCCTGAGTTGGAAGGCCTGGCAGCGCTGGATCCGGTCGCGACGATAA
- a CDS encoding type I secretion system permease/ATPase: protein MRAGDTKDHIKMKQVQKITAGLKSVLVYIFGLSGIINILALTGSIYMLQIYDRALGSGSIPTLLTLSALAIGLYLFQGLFDILRSQLLVRVGARLDRQIAPLAHRVVVDMPRFGYSTAEALERGRDVDTVRAFLGSQGPVAIFDIPWMPVFLIFVYMLHPLLGALTLGGMVVLAMIAVVTELLTRRLTGATQAAVIARNAIAESNARNADVIKAMGFAGRAVERFTAANRDHLDLHTKANDISGTFGALSRVLRMILQSALLGLGAYLTITGDLSAGAIIASSVASSRALAPIDMAIGNWKQVVGARAAFARLKETAIALASAPAPLSLPTPVGSLRLDAITVAAPGSGRVLLADVTMELVAGQALGIIGPSGSGKTTLVKAMTGIMPVLRGAVRLDGADLPQWPEAELGRYTGYLPQDVSLMDATIAENIARFAEHLDMTAIVAAALAAGVHEMIVKMPDGYQTRLGAGGIALSGGQRQRIALARALYGDPFLVVLDEPNSNLDTEGEAALTEAVAKVRARGGIVVVIAHRPTALAAVNMVAVVQGGRLTAFGPKDDIIGPKPVPQPAADRPAADRPATDRPAAAEPQPMVLQPAHRVTA, encoded by the coding sequence ATGCGCGCAGGGGACACCAAAGACCACATCAAGATGAAGCAGGTGCAGAAGATCACCGCCGGGCTGAAGTCCGTGCTGGTCTATATCTTCGGTCTGTCGGGGATCATCAACATCCTGGCCCTGACCGGGTCGATCTACATGCTGCAGATCTATGACCGCGCGCTGGGCAGCGGCAGCATTCCGACACTGCTGACGCTGTCGGCGCTGGCGATCGGGCTCTACCTGTTCCAGGGGCTCTTCGACATCCTGCGCTCGCAGCTGCTGGTGCGGGTCGGGGCGCGGCTGGACCGGCAGATCGCCCCCCTCGCCCACCGCGTCGTCGTCGACATGCCGCGCTTTGGCTACAGCACCGCCGAGGCGCTGGAGCGGGGCCGCGACGTCGATACGGTGCGCGCCTTCCTCGGCAGTCAGGGGCCGGTCGCGATCTTCGACATTCCCTGGATGCCGGTCTTTCTGATCTTCGTCTACATGCTGCACCCGCTTCTGGGCGCGCTGACGCTGGGCGGCATGGTCGTGCTGGCGATGATCGCCGTCGTCACCGAACTGCTGACCCGCCGCCTGACCGGGGCCACGCAGGCGGCCGTGATCGCGCGCAATGCCATCGCGGAATCCAACGCCCGCAACGCCGATGTCATCAAGGCGATGGGCTTTGCCGGCCGCGCGGTGGAGCGGTTCACCGCGGCCAACCGCGACCATCTGGACCTGCATACCAAGGCCAACGACATCTCGGGCACCTTCGGCGCGCTGTCGCGGGTGCTGCGGATGATCCTGCAGTCCGCGCTGCTGGGTCTGGGCGCCTATCTGACCATCACCGGCGATCTGTCGGCGGGGGCGATCATCGCCTCGTCCGTCGCCTCGTCGCGGGCGCTGGCGCCCATCGACATGGCGATCGGCAACTGGAAGCAGGTCGTGGGCGCCCGCGCCGCCTTTGCCCGCCTGAAGGAGACGGCCATCGCCCTGGCCAGCGCCCCCGCCCCGCTGTCTCTGCCCACACCGGTCGGATCCCTGCGGCTGGACGCGATCACCGTGGCCGCCCCCGGATCGGGCCGGGTGCTGCTGGCGGATGTCACGATGGAACTGGTGGCCGGTCAGGCGCTGGGGATCATCGGGCCGTCGGGCAGCGGCAAGACGACGCTGGTCAAGGCGATGACCGGCATCATGCCGGTGCTGCGCGGGGCGGTCCGCCTTGACGGCGCCGACCTGCCCCAGTGGCCCGAGGCCGAACTGGGCCGCTACACAGGCTATCTGCCGCAGGACGTCAGCCTGATGGACGCCACGATTGCCGAGAACATCGCGCGCTTTGCCGAACATCTGGACATGACGGCGATCGTCGCGGCAGCGCTGGCCGCGGGCGTGCACGAGATGATCGTGAAGATGCCCGACGGCTACCAGACGCGTCTGGGGGCGGGCGGCATCGCCCTGTCGGGCGGTCAGCGGCAGCGGATCGCACTGGCCCGCGCGCTTTACGGCGACCCGTTCCTGGTGGTGCTGGACGAGCCGAACTCCAACCTCGACACCGAGGGCGAGGCGGCCCTGACCGAAGCGGTGGCCAAGGTGCGCGCGCGCGGCGGCATCGTCGTCGTCATCGCGCACCGCCCTACGGCGCTGGCCGCGGTCAACATGGTCGCCGTCGTGCAGGGCGGGCGTCTGACCGCCTTCGGCCCGAAGGACGACATCATCGGGCCCAAGCCCGTCCCGCAACCCGCAGCAGACCGACCCGCAGCAGACAGGCCCGCCACAGACAGGCCCGCGGCGGCAGAGCCGCAGCCGATGGTCCTGCAACCGGCACACCGGGTGACGGCATGA